GTAGAACAATTAACGCCTTTTGGTGATGAAAAAATTTTTCTTATTGAAATTCCTAAAACCAACAAGCCTATTCTTAAATCTGATAAAGCAACCTTAGTCCCTAACCAAAATGCGTGGATAGAATTATATAATGGGGAAGAGCTTCTTCTTAGAACAGAATTAAAATCCATTCAAAATTATTTAATGCCTAAAAATAATGCTACGACGTTGTTAATCAAAGGCACGAATGACGTTAAAATTTTTAATGATGAAAAAGAGATAAATCTTGAAAAATCATTAACCTGCGATGATTATCATTGTAGTTTAGTTGAGGCTGCAGGGTAATTAAGAAGTTATTTTAATAGGGGTATGTAGATGGGCTATGATTCAACAAATATTTTTGCAAAAATTTTACGTGGGGAAATTTCTTGTAAAAAAGTATATGAAGATGAATTTGCATTAGCCTTTCATGATATTCATCCTAAAGCACCTGTTCATATTTTACTCATTCCAAAAGGTGCTTATGTTTCATTTGAAGATTTTGGTGAAAAAGCAAGCCCTCAAGA
This genomic window from Alphaproteobacteria bacterium contains:
- a CDS encoding HIT domain-containing protein; the protein is MGYDSTNIFAKILRGEISCKKVYEDEFALAFHDIHPKAPVHILLIPKGAYVSFEDFGEKASPQEIAGFFKALSKISKDIDETQKGCRILSNKGINGGQEVPHFHMHLFAGRPLGPMLAS